From the Oleiphilus messinensis genome, one window contains:
- a CDS encoding DUF2288 domain-containing protein, which produces MSTESFEDNFPRSSREKLLLETGTIPWLQLQPWFAQGKVIWVAGELDLVEVGFQFSEDNKGQFERWISAGLVAPVNDEQALAWFEQQVELWALVLKPYVLVQDQKPTAGQ; this is translated from the coding sequence ATGTCTACGGAATCTTTTGAAGATAATTTCCCCCGGTCTTCCCGGGAAAAGCTGCTGTTAGAGACGGGAACCATTCCCTGGCTGCAACTGCAGCCCTGGTTCGCACAAGGTAAAGTGATTTGGGTTGCAGGGGAATTGGATCTTGTTGAGGTGGGATTTCAATTCAGCGAGGACAATAAAGGGCAATTCGAACGCTGGATATCTGCAGGTCTTGTTGCTCCAGTAAATGATGAGCAAGCATTAGCCTGGTTTGAACAGCAGGTAGAACTTTGGGCTTTAGTCCTAAAACCTTATGTCTTGGTTCAGGATCAGAAACCGACAGCTGGACAATAG
- a CDS encoding SulP family inorganic anion transporter, producing MFEFRLNKNVSIKDDVLSGLTVALALVPEAVAFAFVAGVEPLVGLYAAFMVGLITACIGGRPGMISGATGALAVVMVSLVAQHGVEYLFATVVLMGILQVLAGVLRLGKFIRMVPHPVMLGFVNGLAIVIFLAQLQQFGVANEAGWLSGTYFEGSVVDVAWVGGTELYMMLGLVMLTMAIIHFLPKLTTAIPSSLAAILVVSLLVIGLGLDTRVVGDVASIAGELPSFHIPSVPLNWETLQIIFPYAVILAAIGLIESLLTLRLVDEITETRGRGNKECIGQGVANVTTGFFGGMGGCAMIGQSMINVNSGGRGRLSGITAALCLLLFILVASSLIEQIPVAALIGVMFIVVMGTFEWSSFRIIRKIPRHDAFVLVLVSGVTVATDLAVAVIVGVIVSALVFAWEHAKHVQIKRKVSEDGSTVYDVNGPLFFGSVTDFSEQFTPKEDSDDVIIDFLHSRVCDHSGLEAIDSVAERYLAAGKTLHLRHLSPECRSMLKKAGDLVEVNVLEDPKYFVAVD from the coding sequence TTGTTCGAATTTCGTTTGAACAAGAATGTCAGTATTAAAGATGACGTATTATCTGGTTTGACGGTTGCCCTGGCGCTGGTGCCTGAGGCGGTTGCTTTCGCATTTGTGGCCGGCGTTGAGCCATTAGTGGGGCTTTATGCGGCGTTTATGGTTGGTTTAATTACTGCGTGTATCGGCGGTCGTCCAGGCATGATCTCAGGTGCAACAGGCGCACTTGCCGTTGTTATGGTCAGCCTGGTGGCTCAACATGGCGTCGAGTATTTGTTTGCGACTGTGGTATTGATGGGGATTTTGCAGGTACTGGCGGGTGTTCTGCGTCTGGGTAAGTTCATTCGTATGGTGCCCCACCCTGTGATGCTTGGTTTTGTAAATGGCTTGGCCATTGTTATCTTTTTGGCGCAACTGCAGCAGTTTGGCGTTGCGAATGAGGCGGGCTGGTTGTCTGGCACCTATTTTGAAGGTTCAGTCGTTGATGTTGCCTGGGTGGGTGGAACCGAACTGTACATGATGCTCGGGCTGGTTATGTTGACCATGGCCATTATTCATTTTCTCCCAAAATTGACTACCGCTATACCGTCTTCACTTGCTGCTATTCTTGTAGTAAGTCTGCTGGTTATTGGCTTGGGTCTGGATACTCGCGTGGTCGGTGATGTGGCTTCGATCGCGGGCGAACTCCCGAGCTTCCATATCCCCTCTGTACCCTTAAACTGGGAAACGTTGCAAATTATTTTCCCATATGCCGTCATTCTCGCTGCCATCGGCTTGATTGAGTCTCTGCTGACCTTGCGACTTGTGGATGAAATTACCGAGACCCGTGGTCGAGGTAATAAAGAATGTATTGGCCAAGGGGTTGCCAACGTAACAACCGGCTTTTTTGGTGGAATGGGTGGCTGTGCCATGATTGGCCAGAGTATGATCAACGTCAACTCTGGTGGCCGTGGGAGGTTGTCCGGGATTACCGCGGCGCTTTGTTTGCTCTTATTTATCTTGGTTGCATCATCGTTGATTGAACAAATTCCTGTTGCCGCCCTTATTGGCGTTATGTTTATTGTTGTAATGGGCACCTTCGAGTGGAGTAGCTTCCGGATTATTCGCAAGATTCCCCGACATGATGCATTTGTGTTGGTGCTGGTATCCGGGGTAACCGTTGCGACCGACCTGGCCGTTGCCGTGATCGTTGGTGTTATTGTCTCGGCGCTCGTGTTTGCCTGGGAACACGCAAAGCATGTTCAGATCAAGCGTAAGGTGTCTGAAGATGGATCAACTGTTTATGATGTCAATGGACCGCTTTTCTTTGGTTCTGTCACTGACTTTTCGGAACAGTTCACACCGAAAGAGGACTCTGATGACGTTATTATCGACTTTCTTCACTCCCGCGTGTGTGACCACTCCGGTCTGGAGGCTATTGACAGTGTTGCTGAGCGTTATCTCGCTGCAGGCAAAACACTCCATTTGCGCCACTTGAGTCCGGAATGTCGCTCGATGTTGAAAAAGGCGGGTGACCTCGTTGAGGTCAACGTATTGGAAGATCCTAAGTATTTTGTAGCGGTCGATTAG
- a CDS encoding DUF2461 domain-containing protein encodes MLVSTSFSGFEPSFFSFFTELKANNNKSWFSEHKVEYERCVVEPIQAFIEAMSPRLYGISPYFIASPKKVGGSMFRIYRDVRFSKDKRPYKEHGACQFRHEAGKDAHAPGFYLHLAPDEVLFGGGVWLPGSPQLLKIRERIVAKPDEWTAVLENTHLHKHFPDGVSGEPLTRPPRGFKADQPHLEDIKRKSFYLMARTSAKEAQSIEFINEVAEAYGASSPLMRFLCGAVDVSF; translated from the coding sequence ATGCTCGTGTCTACATCTTTTTCCGGCTTTGAGCCGTCGTTTTTCAGTTTTTTTACTGAATTAAAAGCTAACAACAATAAATCCTGGTTTAGCGAACATAAAGTTGAATATGAACGTTGTGTGGTAGAGCCCATACAGGCTTTCATTGAGGCCATGTCGCCTCGTCTGTATGGTATTTCGCCCTATTTTATTGCCAGTCCCAAAAAAGTGGGGGGATCAATGTTTCGAATCTATCGGGATGTTCGTTTTTCCAAAGACAAGCGTCCGTATAAAGAACACGGCGCTTGTCAGTTTCGCCATGAAGCTGGAAAAGATGCGCATGCGCCCGGTTTCTATCTTCACCTCGCTCCAGATGAAGTGCTATTTGGTGGCGGGGTCTGGCTACCGGGTTCCCCGCAGTTACTAAAAATCCGCGAACGAATTGTAGCCAAGCCGGATGAGTGGACAGCGGTGCTTGAAAACACGCACCTGCATAAGCACTTTCCCGATGGCGTCAGCGGTGAGCCCTTAACCCGTCCGCCTCGGGGATTTAAAGCGGATCAGCCGCACCTGGAGGATATAAAGCGAAAGAGCTTCTATCTTATGGCGCGTACTTCAGCAAAAGAGGCACAATCCATTGAGTTTATTAACGAAGTGGCTGAAGCCTACGGGGCATCAAGCCCATTGATGAGGTTTCTGTGTGGTGCAGTGGATGTTTCTTTTTAA
- the maoP gene encoding DUF413 domain-containing protein produces the protein MTSQSFVSGKKFFDNIHFPRGFKRSGLFSIREAELLSETGVTLSQLADGSLLPENDEQRDMVRVMMGEKPAETLLEKTWSKYSRHISTRRCPLSLSMNAVDRGSSYTGGDDSFADL, from the coding sequence ATGACAAGTCAAAGCTTTGTGTCAGGTAAGAAATTTTTTGATAACATCCACTTTCCTCGTGGTTTCAAACGGTCCGGCTTATTTTCCATCCGCGAAGCGGAATTGCTGAGTGAAACAGGTGTCACCTTGTCTCAATTAGCGGATGGATCATTATTACCGGAAAACGACGAACAGCGTGATATGGTGCGGGTCATGATGGGCGAAAAGCCCGCGGAAACGCTCCTGGAGAAAACATGGAGTAAATACTCCAGGCACATATCAACCCGTCGTTGCCCGTTATCACTCTCAATGAATGCCGTTGACCGCGGTAGCAGTTACACCGGTGGTGATGATTCGTTCGCTGATTTGTAG
- a CDS encoding YchJ family protein has protein sequence MSTRLTYPSEAPCPCGSQQTYLTCCQALHNTVSHAETALQLMRSRFSAFYLQDADYLCRTHAKAARRENEKVELLASFQQTQWLGLQIIETVEGNKNESEGWVEFVASYCSSLAPALSRARPISELDIGRQAIHQLREKSYFHREEGHWVYAAGTIKNTSPPGRNDPCWCGSGKKLKKCHPPA, from the coding sequence ATGTCAACACGCCTTACCTACCCAAGCGAAGCCCCTTGCCCCTGTGGCAGCCAGCAAACTTACCTGACCTGTTGCCAAGCATTACACAACACGGTATCTCACGCAGAAACCGCACTGCAATTAATGCGTTCACGGTTTAGTGCTTTTTACTTACAGGATGCGGATTATCTGTGCAGAACCCATGCGAAAGCTGCACGTCGCGAAAATGAAAAAGTAGAATTGCTGGCCAGTTTTCAACAAACGCAATGGCTCGGCCTGCAAATCATTGAAACGGTGGAAGGTAACAAAAATGAATCCGAAGGCTGGGTTGAATTTGTCGCCAGTTACTGTTCAAGCCTGGCACCAGCTCTGAGCCGAGCACGTCCGATTTCTGAACTCGACATTGGCAGGCAAGCGATTCATCAACTTCGCGAAAAGTCCTATTTTCACCGGGAAGAAGGGCATTGGGTTTACGCCGCCGGCACAATCAAAAACACATCGCCTCCGGGACGAAATGACCCATGCTGGTGTGGAAGTGGCAAAAAGCTGAAGAAGTGCCACCCCCCGGCATAA
- a CDS encoding FKBP-type peptidyl-prolyl cis-trans isomerase — protein MSIANGKVVQIHYTLTDNDGNVVDSSQGAEPLTYLHGASNIIPGLENALTGKNEGDELNVTIAPEDGYGPHVPELVQEVPREAFQGVEQIQAGMTFQAADASGNTQNVVVTAVSDEAVTVDGNHPLAGQDLNFAVSVVTIRQAEEEEIAHGHVHN, from the coding sequence ATGTCCATAGCAAACGGAAAAGTCGTACAAATTCACTATACCCTGACCGATAATGACGGTAATGTTGTTGATTCATCCCAGGGCGCAGAGCCTTTAACCTACCTTCATGGTGCCAGCAACATCATTCCTGGCCTGGAAAATGCCTTGACGGGCAAAAACGAAGGCGACGAGCTGAATGTTACCATCGCTCCGGAAGATGGTTATGGCCCACACGTACCCGAACTGGTACAGGAAGTGCCTCGAGAAGCCTTTCAGGGTGTGGAACAAATCCAGGCAGGGATGACTTTCCAAGCTGCAGATGCAAGCGGTAACACACAGAATGTGGTCGTTACAGCCGTCTCTGATGAAGCAGTCACCGTTGATGGCAACCACCCTCTGGCCGGTCAGGATCTCAACTTTGCGGTTTCTGTTGTGACCATTCGTCAGGCAGAAGAAGAGGAAATCGCACACGGACATGTGCACAACTAG
- a CDS encoding cold-shock protein, which produces MSEKLTGTVKWFNESKGYGFITRDGGRDLFVHFSSIQTDGFKTLKEGQKVAFIEGVGQKGPQAEQVSPIS; this is translated from the coding sequence ATGTCCGAGAAACTAACCGGCACCGTCAAGTGGTTTAATGAAAGCAAAGGTTATGGCTTCATCACACGGGACGGCGGTCGTGATTTATTTGTCCACTTCAGCAGCATTCAAACCGACGGGTTCAAAACCCTGAAAGAAGGTCAGAAGGTCGCATTTATCGAAGGCGTGGGTCAGAAAGGTCCCCAAGCTGAGCAGGTTAGCCCTATCAGCTGA
- a CDS encoding glutathione S-transferase N-terminal domain-containing protein, protein MNRMIDLTSSVVASTLRSWRGSMSSKASTLLKQPIQLFDQEGHPQCRLVREAITELNLDTMIYPCPEGGTRHTERLKELAGHQIIPFLYDPNTGYKATGVNAIVSYLFDHYSKRKAPSFLLESPITVASSKLASLARFQAGTKARASKTPNQSLTLYSFEASPFSRLVREKLSELELPYLLVNLGKQQRADIGPAVMRLTLKPYRPLPGTKRDEFFKKYGDVQVPFLIDPNNDTEMFESADIVRYLEDKYAQ, encoded by the coding sequence ATGAACAGAATGATCGACCTCACCTCTTCCGTGGTTGCTTCAACCCTTCGTTCCTGGCGGGGCAGCATGAGTAGCAAAGCATCCACGTTGCTCAAGCAACCGATCCAGCTTTTCGATCAGGAAGGACACCCCCAGTGCCGCTTGGTTCGGGAGGCGATTACCGAATTAAATCTGGATACCATGATTTACCCCTGCCCCGAAGGTGGCACCCGCCACACCGAACGACTTAAGGAATTGGCAGGTCACCAGATTATTCCGTTCCTGTATGACCCGAATACCGGCTATAAGGCGACGGGAGTCAATGCAATTGTGTCTTATCTGTTCGACCACTACAGCAAACGCAAAGCGCCTTCGTTCTTGCTCGAATCACCCATTACTGTCGCCTCATCAAAACTGGCATCGCTGGCCCGCTTCCAAGCCGGCACCAAAGCCAGAGCGTCCAAAACCCCAAACCAGTCACTCACCCTTTATAGCTTTGAAGCCAGTCCCTTTTCGCGTTTGGTTCGTGAGAAACTAAGTGAACTGGAACTCCCTTACTTACTGGTCAACCTGGGTAAACAACAACGAGCAGATATTGGCCCTGCTGTGATGCGACTGACCTTGAAGCCCTATCGCCCCTTGCCCGGAACCAAGCGCGATGAGTTTTTCAAGAAGTATGGTGATGTTCAAGTACCATTCCTGATTGATCCGAATAACGATACCGAAATGTTCGAGTCAGCGGATATTGTGCGTTATCTGGAAGACAAATACGCGCAATAA
- a CDS encoding esterase/lipase family protein, producing MKKRMSWRRVESQGISILNGILGDYLVESGNPLAIDMGFYHQSRLLEPDHLTPLIDQYSQGDGVAPLERCPVKLVVLLHGLTNDETIWDFPLRETMDQPASITDQSTSEFGRDNYGLRLARDARYIPLYLRYNTGLKIMDNAHRFSALMTQFVNASPVEVDEIVCIGFSMGGLLLRYAQLLEHESTQNWLHKVSRVFYLGSPHSGAPLEKLGHIAGKVLGVVPRSYVNIWADWVNIRSQGIKDLRHGVNFGPDQDEYLPFNDAVRHFFISGAVSSEKNRFANQMVGDALVRVDSARPANAPALSEYAHFDATHHLALAHSDRVYEQILKWCQNQL from the coding sequence GTGAAAAAACGAATGTCATGGCGCCGGGTAGAAAGCCAGGGGATTTCGATCCTGAATGGAATTCTGGGGGATTATCTGGTTGAAAGTGGTAACCCTTTAGCCATCGATATGGGGTTTTATCATCAGTCCAGGTTACTTGAGCCAGACCATTTGACGCCATTAATCGATCAGTACTCGCAGGGAGATGGCGTTGCACCTCTTGAGCGATGCCCGGTCAAACTGGTCGTGCTTCTCCATGGTTTGACCAATGATGAAACCATTTGGGATTTCCCCTTGCGCGAGACGATGGATCAACCCGCATCCATCACGGATCAATCCACATCAGAGTTTGGACGTGATAACTATGGCTTGCGGCTCGCCCGCGATGCCCGTTATATTCCATTGTATCTTCGCTACAATACCGGTCTGAAAATTATGGACAACGCCCACCGTTTTTCGGCGTTAATGACGCAATTCGTCAATGCCAGTCCCGTCGAAGTTGATGAAATTGTTTGTATCGGATTCAGCATGGGTGGTCTGCTGTTGCGCTATGCTCAGCTTTTGGAGCATGAATCGACACAGAATTGGTTACATAAAGTCAGCCGGGTATTCTATCTCGGTTCACCTCACTCCGGCGCGCCGTTGGAAAAATTGGGCCATATCGCAGGTAAAGTACTGGGTGTAGTGCCTCGCTCCTATGTCAATATCTGGGCAGACTGGGTGAATATTCGAAGTCAGGGAATTAAAGACCTGCGCCACGGTGTTAATTTTGGCCCGGATCAGGATGAGTATTTACCCTTTAATGACGCTGTTCGCCATTTCTTCATCAGTGGTGCCGTGTCGTCGGAGAAGAATCGTTTCGCCAACCAGATGGTGGGCGATGCATTAGTGCGTGTGGACAGCGCCAGACCTGCGAATGCTCCGGCGTTGAGTGAATATGCCCATTTTGATGCAACTCATCACCTTGCATTGGCTCATTCTGATCGTGTGTACGAACAAATACTGAAGTGGTGCCAGAATCAATTATGA
- the pbpC gene encoding penicillin-binding protein 1C, translating into MNSTRGFLKAGGLRRSARLLRIATPIMLMALVLIVLDRCFPLNLPQHQRHFAQVVTDRDGIPLRRFADDKGVWRYPTHLDAVSPRYIEALLGYEDRWFYYHPGVNPIALVRAFLQNVQGGKIVSGGSTITMQVARLLHPHPRSVPGKLSQILRAIQLEWHLDKQEILALYLNNAPFGGTLEGVEAAAFGYFNKSAAQLSHAEAALLAVLPQAPSRFRPDRHPGRAEQARNKVLQRLGEFQIWTEQTVLEARQEKVAAFGLQSPQLAPLLARRLMQDNPEPLLQTTLEFNLQQRVQDYVKLYTAQLPAHSSVAVLIVENQNMEARAYVGSGQFGNTQRFGYIDMVTADRSPGSTLKPFLYGMAIDAGLIHSHSLLTDTPRSYGLYQPDNFSGGFNGPVSATAALQKSLNIPAVDLLARLGPKTFVSRLQHIGIPLTLPNHEAPGLALILGGTGTSLEALVSGFASLARGGLVAPVRYQHHEPLKNRRLFSEGTAWVIHRILQDSPHPDQLRTRRARGSNTDNPGIAWKTGTSYGYRDAWSIGVSSDYTIGVWVGRPDGAPVPGHFGAVTATPLMFTLFKQMPARRTTITRPGTVTDVEICWPTGTKKVDTRPNHCHKTLTSWSVDKQVPPTYALAQENQVDRSPLTTIWINPETGLRVDQNCVNIKRVKRRVALWPGIVEPWLPAEQKRGQQVPPLDPRCEQPAELSGQSLVIHKPETDTLIQPPPGSNELPTIALSTLGGIEHIGWYVNGQLWKQTAPNQSVAFKPEHPGKFEFVAVDGSGNTDRRILYFTSSRRPAPKPGSDISLRSSVESPALSEPKPESG; encoded by the coding sequence ATGAACAGCACTCGGGGCTTTCTCAAAGCAGGAGGGTTACGACGCTCAGCACGGTTATTGCGCATTGCCACTCCAATCATGTTGATGGCCCTGGTTTTGATTGTTCTGGATCGCTGCTTTCCACTCAATCTGCCACAACACCAACGCCATTTTGCGCAAGTGGTGACCGATCGAGACGGAATACCGCTACGCCGCTTTGCAGACGACAAAGGGGTGTGGCGCTACCCCACCCACCTTGATGCGGTCTCCCCGCGATATATCGAAGCCTTACTGGGCTACGAAGATCGCTGGTTTTACTATCATCCTGGCGTCAACCCAATTGCTTTGGTCAGGGCATTTTTACAAAACGTGCAAGGTGGGAAGATTGTTTCCGGTGGTTCGACGATAACCATGCAAGTCGCTCGGCTGTTGCACCCCCACCCACGATCCGTTCCCGGGAAACTGTCACAGATTTTGCGCGCAATCCAATTGGAGTGGCATCTCGATAAACAGGAAATTTTAGCGCTTTATCTGAATAATGCGCCGTTCGGTGGGACGCTGGAAGGTGTGGAGGCTGCCGCCTTTGGCTACTTCAATAAGTCGGCGGCCCAGCTCAGTCATGCTGAAGCCGCCCTGCTGGCCGTGCTACCTCAGGCCCCAAGCCGATTCCGCCCTGATCGTCATCCTGGCCGGGCCGAGCAGGCACGGAACAAAGTATTGCAACGGCTTGGGGAATTTCAAATCTGGACTGAGCAGACGGTTCTTGAAGCCAGGCAGGAGAAAGTCGCAGCCTTCGGCCTGCAAAGTCCGCAGCTCGCACCGCTATTGGCGCGCCGCCTGATGCAGGACAACCCCGAACCACTACTGCAAACGACGCTTGAGTTCAACTTGCAACAGCGGGTGCAAGACTACGTCAAACTTTATACGGCGCAGCTCCCCGCTCACAGCAGTGTCGCCGTTCTGATTGTCGAGAATCAGAACATGGAAGCAAGAGCCTATGTGGGCAGCGGCCAATTCGGGAATACTCAACGCTTTGGTTATATCGACATGGTAACCGCGGATCGCTCTCCCGGGTCAACGTTAAAACCATTCTTGTACGGGATGGCTATCGATGCCGGATTAATCCATTCCCACTCACTCCTGACTGACACTCCCAGAAGCTATGGCCTGTATCAACCCGATAATTTTTCAGGCGGTTTCAATGGCCCGGTATCCGCAACAGCGGCATTGCAAAAATCCTTAAACATCCCCGCTGTAGATTTATTAGCGCGGCTTGGCCCGAAAACCTTCGTCAGTCGCTTGCAGCATATTGGAATACCGTTAACACTACCGAATCACGAGGCGCCAGGGTTGGCTCTGATACTGGGTGGAACCGGTACATCTCTGGAGGCTTTGGTCTCCGGGTTCGCCAGTCTGGCTCGAGGTGGATTGGTCGCTCCGGTTCGCTACCAGCACCATGAACCGCTCAAGAACAGACGCCTGTTTTCGGAGGGAACCGCTTGGGTGATACACCGGATATTACAAGACTCGCCACACCCCGACCAGCTCCGGACGCGACGGGCACGGGGTTCCAATACTGACAACCCCGGAATCGCCTGGAAAACAGGTACTAGCTATGGTTACCGGGATGCCTGGTCTATTGGCGTGTCATCAGACTATACCATCGGCGTCTGGGTAGGAAGGCCCGATGGAGCCCCGGTACCGGGGCATTTCGGCGCGGTAACAGCTACCCCGCTCATGTTCACCCTGTTTAAACAAATGCCTGCACGGCGTACGACAATCACCCGACCTGGTACCGTGACAGATGTTGAAATCTGTTGGCCTACGGGCACGAAAAAAGTCGATACCCGACCGAATCACTGCCACAAAACCCTGACATCGTGGAGTGTCGACAAGCAAGTTCCACCCACTTATGCTCTGGCACAAGAGAATCAGGTGGATCGATCACCTCTGACGACAATCTGGATTAACCCCGAAACCGGACTGAGGGTTGATCAGAATTGCGTAAACATCAAACGGGTAAAACGTCGCGTTGCACTTTGGCCCGGGATAGTAGAGCCATGGCTACCAGCAGAGCAAAAGCGTGGACAACAAGTCCCGCCACTTGATCCCCGTTGCGAACAACCCGCTGAATTAAGTGGTCAGAGTCTGGTCATACACAAACCCGAGACCGATACCCTTATTCAACCCCCTCCGGGTAGCAACGAGTTACCCACAATAGCGCTCAGTACTTTGGGGGGAATCGAGCACATTGGCTGGTATGTAAATGGCCAGTTGTGGAAACAGACCGCGCCGAATCAAAGTGTTGCCTTCAAACCGGAGCACCCCGGAAAATTCGAGTTCGTCGCGGTGGACGGTAGTGGCAATACGGACCGACGTATTCTTTACTTCACTTCATCGCGACGCCCAGCCCCAAAACCAGGCTCAGACATATCGCTTCGTTCCAGCGTAGAATCGCCCGCCCTGTCTGAACCAAAACCTGAATCCGGGTGA